In Lentilactobacillus sp. SPB1-3, the sequence CGGAGCGTGTTTTTAGAGACATTGAATTTTTCGGCAACTTCAGCAATCGTATACATAAAAAACCTCCATAATCTGCTTGCGTTAGTGTAACACGAACGTGCTATACTTTCCATCACTTGGTAAGATAAACAAGCGATGAAAGGAAGATCTTATTATGACAACTAAAACAATTACTCTAGTAACTGGTGCTAACCGTGGTATGGGACTTGAAATCGTTAAAGAACTCGGAGCCGCTGGTCAAACCGTTATTATGGGCGCTCGAGATTTAATCAAAGGTCAAGCTGCAGCCAAAGATTTAATAACTGCCGGTTACGATGTTGAACCCGTTCAACTTGATATTACTGACAGCGAATCAATTAGCAATGCGGTTAAATTCATTAATGACGAGTATGGGCGTTTAGACATTCTGATCAATAACGCTGGAGCTTCATTTGATAACTTCGAAGCTCCTTCAACAATTGACATGGATAAAATTCGCAAAGAATTCGAACTAAATGTCTTTGGCACTATTGATAACACACAACAATTCATTCCACTTTTAAAGAACAGTAAACAAGCTAAAATCATCAACATTTCAAGTATGATGGGCTCATTAACGAACGCTTTAGATCCTAAATCTTCAGTCTATAATTTTTCATCTATGGGATATCAAGCTACTAAGTCCGCTGTTAATATGTTCACTATCCAATTAGCTAAGGAATTCAAAAATAATAATGTGCCAATCACAGTCAATGCAATCGATCCCGGATTAGTTGCAACTGAATTTGGTGGCACTAGTGCTGAATCTTCAGCTGACATGGGTGCACACACAGTTGAAATTGGTGTGGCTCGCACTATTGAGCTAGCAACTTCTCCAGACAACAATATTACAGCCACATTTAGTAACCTTGACGGCGAAGTAAAGTGGTAGTTTACTCTATATAATTCAAAAAATGCTCATATCTTAATCAGATGTGAGCATTTTTTTACCGTTATCATATTTTCATCTATATAGAGAATAGTGCCATAAGTTGCACAACATCAGTTCAACCCGAATTTTCCAGAGTTCAATTAATGATCATTTAAACAGATAATAAATCACCTGATCACATTTACCTAAAATTAGGTGATTTATTAAAATATTCAAGCCATAAGCTTAATCGTCCTTTAGAAAATAATGAATAATTTAAAATTTTAGTTGTGACGAGCATGTCTTTTTTCCACAAAATCAGATACAACAACAATTCCACCGGCCATAATTGGAGTTACGGCAACTGCCAAAATTGGGATAAATATAAATAAGATTGCTTCTAATAAATATGATAAATACAGAAGTGGAAAAGCATATCGATTAGGCATTACAAGGTCTGGATTGAGTTTTTCTAAATTGCGATCCAATAATTGAAATGATACTGCCCATAAAAAAGTAACAACTACATAGAAAAATCCAGGCACTGACGAAGTTGGGTATTCCGACAACCATGAAGCAGAAAACGGAATGAAAGATTGTAATAAAAGCCATATTGAATTCAACCAATAAGTTGTTCGATTAATTTTTTTCGCATTAGTAAAAATAATATGATGATTATACCAGACAACCATGATCAAAAAGAAAGTTGCAATATAAATAATGAAGTTACGCCAATCTGCAATAATTGCGTGTAATGTCGGCCCATCCGGTCGTGGTAAATCCAATACTAATAGTGTCACAACAATAGCAATAATTGCATCAGTAAAAGCGACAAGCCGTTCTTTATTCATTAATGAAATATCCCCCAAAATTTATAAATTTTAACTCAATAATCATTACATATGGATAAAAAAATTTCATCCATCCTGTAAATGCTAATCTACAAACAGATGCAAAAATCCCCGAACTCAATTTCTCGAGATCAGGGATTTTATATTGCTGATATCATATAGATTAAACTAAATTTTGCTTACTTTGTAATCCATTATTTATAAATCATAACCAATTTATTATTTGCAGAAAGAATTCCGGATTAGTCACTCACCTGTTGTGAATAGCATTCATAGCTTGTTCCGTATCGTAATTTATTCATTGAAAAATTGATCATGAGTAAGAAAATAATTTTTATAGTTAACTAAAACTGGCTTCATTTTAAAGGTCATTTTTTTATTGCCTGAATTACTCAAATATGATGCGGTCTTAATTCATAACTGTTTATGCAAGGCCTTCATTACATATAAATGTGAAAACGATTATACTTTTTATAATAAATAGTGATATGATGAATAATCAAAAGCCATATATAGACTTATATTTTTAACTGGTGAAATTCATTCAATCACTAGCACGACAGTACATAAAAGTTAAAAAAGGAAAATTCGATGAGTACAATATCAAAAGCTAAACTAAGATACTACCTGTACATTGCCGCCACTCAATCCAGATTTTCAAGGATCATTAATGTTATTGCTATTGTCCAATACTTAAATTATAGTCTCGTTCAATTCTCGATTTTACAATCTGTTTTTTTATTCTCGCAGTTTCTTTCTGAAATTCCTAGCGGACTATTGGGAGACCTGATTAAAAAGAAAACATCCATTACAATTGGACTCACGATATTAATCATTTCGCCGCTTTTGATGATTTCCGTGATTAATACAAAATCTTATTGGGGTTTCATCATTCTTCTTGTAGCATTCATCCTTGAAGGAATTGGTAATGCTCTATTAAGTGGCTCAGATGATGCTCTGTTCTTCGAAATTTTAAGAGACAGCGGTACGACAAGTGAAGAATACACAAAGATTCGTGGACGAGTTCAGTTAATCGGTGCCATCACAACTAGCATAGCAACCGTTGTTGGTGGAATGTCATATCAACTAAATAAAGGGATGCCCTATATACTGCAGTCATTAACTCTAATAATTGCATTGATCATTATAACTTCCATTTCAGAACAGAAAAGCATCACTAGAATTGACAAAAACATGCAAGGCAACAGCATTAGCAGTGTTTTAACTGTTTTCAAAAAAATGACTACTGTGCCTATCGTTGTTTTTACATTTATTCTATCCGCATTTGTGGTCGCGACTATCAATGCAGTTTTCTCAATTTTACCTACATACGTTGCAGAATTAGGGTATGCACCGTCCTCTAACAGTTTTATTTTTATGCTATTTAGTCTATTTGGCGGATTAATTGCCACACAGTCATATAGATTATTGGCAAAAAGTAACTTAAAATTTCTTTGTTTTACTCTCATAACCACCATTGCAGTCGGTGGAATATTGCAACTACAAGATAATAAATTAATATTTCTCATAGGAATTGGATTACTATACATTGTGGAAGACATCCTCGATCCAATAGTGATGAAAATATTAAATACCTGGGTGAAGGATAATTCCAGAGCAACATTTATTTCCGGACTTTCATTCTTAACAACTATGATTACAATGATTCTCAATCCAATCGTTGGATTATTTGTTCAAAATTTCGGTATGGTAATTGGATTAGTAATCACTTCGATCTTTCTGATATCTATTATTGGAATATCGTATGCTTTCATTATTACTTTGGATAATAAGGAAAGTAAATTAAAATAATTTGATGATATATTTATTGAAGCTTTAACTAATCATATATCTGTAAATAGACGCAAAAAATCCCTAAACTCGTGAGGTTTACTCAAGATTAGGGATTTTCAATCGGTTAAAACAATTAACCAGGTAAATCAAATTCATTCAATTATTTTTACAATTTTGAAAAGAAATATCCATTAATCGTTTATCTTTAAAATAATTCTCCCTCGGGATGCTGTCTCGTCTTCATAATGTTGAGCTAGCTTTACATCATTCATTTCAAATACCTTATTTATATGTGCTTTGAGGGTTCCAGTTGATAGCATTTCTATAATCTTTTTATATTGTTTAGGGCTAATCGGTCGGTTGTTAAATACATTATGGATATCCAAACGAAGTTGATGATATGTGGGTAAAGCGGAGGTAAACAAAGTTCCACCATCGAATAATTTGTTTTCGGATTGATTAAGTAGCGACTCATTGCCAGCCGTGTCGAGAACAAATTTTATAGACTTATTATCTACATCCTTAATGTTGGTAACGATTTTCGCATCAGGAAAAATCATTTGAGTATAATTCCGGCTTCGTTCTGAAGAAAGAATGATAACATTTGCCTCAAGAGCTATTAACATCTGATACAAATAACTTCCAATACCACCCGATGCTCCAATTAGTAATACAGCATCGTTTTTTTGTACTCCCACGCTTTTAATCATCATCATTGCTGTATCAACCCCACCAAAAATTGTTGCACCAGTTTCTAACGATACATTATCTGGCAGAGAAAAAATGTACGGTGGAATAGACGCATTAACAACTTCTGCATACGTTCCATTTGGCGCAGCACCTACAACCCGTGTTCCCCTGGATGGCCCAATAAGATTTTGATCATGAATAATTCCAGCAAAACCATATCCCAGAATTCTGGGCAAAGGATCATTATTCAATTGAGTTAAAAGTCCTGCTTCATTTTTGATATCCCATGGTAAAACTGGAACGTATTTTACATCCACGAGTCTGCCAATAATATTGCCCTTGGGTTCTGGTAGATTAACGATTTGAATTGAATCGATACCATTGAAGTCTTTTTGAATTATTGCTCGCATAAATTCATCCTCCACTTTCTTAGTCATTGTAAGCTTACGGCGTACAAATATATTTATAAAATCAGAATACTAATTTTATAAATTCAATTTAAAGATCGATACTGTGAGTATGGAGGTGATAATGATGCCAATAATCATCTTATTAATAGTCATACTTGGAATTGCAAAAGTATTCAGTCTGAGCTACATTTTAACGCTTACCTGGACTGGCGGGATTCTTGTCTTGCTAATAATCATAAAGTTGATTCTTGTTCTGTTACTACGTAAACGAATTATTAACAGGTATTAATTTATAAAGGGTTATTTAATATTCAAACTAAAAGAACCGTGTGAATATCAACTGTTTTAAAGTAAATATTCACACGATTCTTTTAGGTTATAGATCGATTAACATTTTGATTGAAGACTTTCGAAATCACTTGATAATTATTATCAGCCTCTTTAGCATGAACCTCATCATTTATTGCGGCATATTCATGACCTAACATGAAGAAAAAATCTGACAACATAAGATTAGAATCGTTTTCTGTTGCCCACTTCACACCATTTCGTAAGACATTAATTGATTCATTAAGCCTCTTTTGAT encodes:
- a CDS encoding TMEM175 family protein, whose amino-acid sequence is MNKERLVAFTDAIIAIVVTLLVLDLPRPDGPTLHAIIADWRNFIIYIATFFLIMVVWYNHHIIFTNAKKINRTTYWLNSIWLLLQSFIPFSASWLSEYPTSSVPGFFYVVVTFLWAVSFQLLDRNLEKLNPDLVMPNRYAFPLLYLSYLLEAILFIFIPILAVAVTPIMAGGIVVVSDFVEKRHARHN
- a CDS encoding SDR family oxidoreductase codes for the protein MTTKTITLVTGANRGMGLEIVKELGAAGQTVIMGARDLIKGQAAAKDLITAGYDVEPVQLDITDSESISNAVKFINDEYGRLDILINNAGASFDNFEAPSTIDMDKIRKEFELNVFGTIDNTQQFIPLLKNSKQAKIINISSMMGSLTNALDPKSSVYNFSSMGYQATKSAVNMFTIQLAKEFKNNNVPITVNAIDPGLVATEFGGTSAESSADMGAHTVEIGVARTIELATSPDNNITATFSNLDGEVKW
- a CDS encoding quinone oxidoreductase family protein, whose amino-acid sequence is MRAIIQKDFNGIDSIQIVNLPEPKGNIIGRLVDVKYVPVLPWDIKNEAGLLTQLNNDPLPRILGYGFAGIIHDQNLIGPSRGTRVVGAAPNGTYAEVVNASIPPYIFSLPDNVSLETGATIFGGVDTAMMMIKSVGVQKNDAVLLIGASGGIGSYLYQMLIALEANVIILSSERSRNYTQMIFPDAKIVTNIKDVDNKSIKFVLDTAGNESLLNQSENKLFDGGTLFTSALPTYHQLRLDIHNVFNNRPISPKQYKKIIEMLSTGTLKAHINKVFEMNDVKLAQHYEDETASRGRIILKIND
- a CDS encoding MFS transporter; translation: MSTISKAKLRYYLYIAATQSRFSRIINVIAIVQYLNYSLVQFSILQSVFLFSQFLSEIPSGLLGDLIKKKTSITIGLTILIISPLLMISVINTKSYWGFIILLVAFILEGIGNALLSGSDDALFFEILRDSGTTSEEYTKIRGRVQLIGAITTSIATVVGGMSYQLNKGMPYILQSLTLIIALIIITSISEQKSITRIDKNMQGNSISSVLTVFKKMTTVPIVVFTFILSAFVVATINAVFSILPTYVAELGYAPSSNSFIFMLFSLFGGLIATQSYRLLAKSNLKFLCFTLITTIAVGGILQLQDNKLIFLIGIGLLYIVEDILDPIVMKILNTWVKDNSRATFISGLSFLTTMITMILNPIVGLFVQNFGMVIGLVITSIFLISIIGISYAFIITLDNKESKLK